A region from the Pseudomonas sp. KU26590 genome encodes:
- a CDS encoding EAL domain-containing protein → MFDGQPLACFQPFIDTATGRIAGIEALGRLRQADGSLQSVGPLFTDPRRPAVQLRRLDRQVRDNALSRFHEAPSDWFLSLNISPRWISRLRPDESPPSLKQLQTYGIPAERIVFEITELSGDGQRLNEVVARYRDAGARIAIDDFGAGYSQLDRVLALQPDILKLDMRLFQAAARGGPSSDVVKALAQMAEKTGCWIIAEGVETEAELDFALECGSRYVQGYLFAPAQLDFFEADAFVDRFAALRDRYVTKKVGERERLMTLRKQLTRLMSRLQSWAEGNGPLDDLPQVKDFPWLLRFYQCDRHGTQLTPNLEWRNGAWTADARYLGHNWSWRPYFYHLLAEGWHERRLTLSSTYRDATSNQYCLTAGQFFDNGERLLLIDVDAAGF, encoded by the coding sequence GGTCGGCCCGCTATTTACTGACCCGCGCCGCCCGGCCGTGCAATTGCGTCGGCTGGATCGTCAGGTTCGCGACAATGCCCTGAGCCGCTTTCACGAGGCGCCGAGCGACTGGTTCCTCAGCCTGAACATCTCCCCGCGCTGGATCAGTCGCCTGCGCCCCGACGAATCACCGCCCAGCCTCAAACAGCTGCAGACTTATGGCATTCCCGCTGAACGGATCGTTTTTGAGATCACCGAATTGAGCGGCGACGGCCAGCGCCTGAACGAGGTGGTGGCTCGCTATCGCGACGCCGGCGCACGCATCGCCATCGATGATTTCGGCGCCGGCTATTCGCAGCTGGACCGGGTGCTGGCATTGCAACCCGACATCCTCAAGCTCGACATGCGTCTGTTTCAGGCCGCAGCGCGGGGCGGCCCCAGCAGCGACGTGGTCAAGGCCCTCGCGCAGATGGCGGAGAAAACCGGCTGCTGGATCATCGCCGAAGGGGTCGAGACCGAAGCCGAGCTGGACTTCGCCCTCGAATGCGGCTCGCGCTACGTTCAGGGCTATCTGTTCGCGCCGGCGCAGCTGGATTTCTTCGAAGCCGATGCGTTCGTCGACCGTTTCGCTGCCCTGCGTGATCGTTACGTGACGAAGAAAGTCGGTGAGCGTGAACGCCTGATGACCCTGCGCAAGCAACTCACCCGGTTGATGTCCAGGCTGCAGAGCTGGGCCGAGGGCAATGGGCCGCTGGACGATTTGCCCCAGGTCAAGGACTTCCCGTGGTTGCTGCGTTTTTACCAGTGCGACCGCCACGGCACGCAGCTCACGCCCAATCTGGAATGGCGCAACGGTGCGTGGACCGCAGACGCCCGGTATCTGGGCCATAACTGGTCCTGGCGGCCCTATTTCTATCACCTGCTCGCCGAGGGCTGGCACGAGCGGCGCCTGACGCTTTCCAGCACCTACCGCGACGCCACCAGCAATCAGTATTGCCTGACGGCTGGGCAGTTCTTCGACAACGGCGAGCGGCTGTTGCTGATCGATGTCGACGCGGCCGGGTTTTGA
- a CDS encoding deoxyguanosinetriphosphate triphosphohydrolase, producing MDWQTLLTRERLGKTLHSPEELGRSPFHKDHDRIIFSGAFRRLGRKTQVHPVTSNDHIHTRLTHSLEVSCVGRSLGMRVGETLRSALPDWCDPSDLGMVVQSACLAHDIGNPPFGHSGEDAIRNWFKQAAGRGWLDAMSEVERNDFLNFEGNAQGFRVLTQLEYHQFEGGTRLTYATLGTYLKYPWTARHADSLGYKKHKFGCYQSELPILEQIAGKLGLPQIEEQRWARHPLVYLMEAADDICYALIDLEDGLEMELLTYDEVESLLLGLVGDDLPETYRQLGPNDSRRRKLAILRGKAIEHLTNAAARAFVEQQDALLAGTLQGDLVEHMHGPAKRCVLNAKDMARKKIFQDKRKTLHEIGAYTTLEILLNAFCGAALEQFGGHEPSFKSRRILDLLGNNAPDPSWPLHTSFLRVIDFIAGMTDSYASEMAREMTGHSSPA from the coding sequence TTGGATTGGCAAACCCTGCTCACCCGCGAGCGCCTTGGCAAGACCTTGCACAGCCCTGAAGAACTGGGGCGCAGTCCCTTCCACAAGGATCACGACCGGATCATTTTCTCCGGCGCCTTTCGCCGTCTCGGGCGCAAGACCCAGGTTCACCCGGTCACCAGCAACGACCACATCCACACGCGCCTGACCCACTCACTTGAAGTCAGCTGCGTTGGCCGCTCACTGGGCATGCGCGTCGGCGAAACCCTGCGCAGCGCCCTGCCCGACTGGTGCGACCCCAGCGATCTGGGCATGGTCGTGCAATCGGCTTGCCTGGCCCACGACATCGGCAATCCGCCGTTCGGCCACTCCGGCGAAGACGCCATTCGCAACTGGTTCAAACAGGCCGCAGGACGCGGCTGGCTCGATGCGATGAGCGAAGTCGAGCGCAACGACTTTCTCAATTTCGAAGGCAACGCCCAAGGCTTCCGCGTGCTGACTCAGCTGGAATACCACCAGTTCGAGGGTGGCACCCGACTGACCTACGCCACCCTCGGCACCTATCTGAAATACCCGTGGACGGCGCGTCACGCCGACTCCCTGGGCTACAAGAAACACAAGTTCGGCTGCTACCAGAGCGAGCTGCCGATTCTTGAACAGATCGCCGGCAAACTCGGCCTGCCGCAGATCGAGGAGCAACGCTGGGCCCGGCATCCGCTGGTGTACCTGATGGAGGCAGCCGACGACATCTGCTACGCGCTGATCGATCTCGAAGACGGTCTTGAAATGGAGTTGCTCACCTACGACGAAGTGGAGTCGCTGCTGCTGGGACTGGTGGGCGATGATCTGCCGGAAACCTATCGCCAGCTGGGCCCCAATGACTCACGCCGTCGCAAGCTGGCGATTCTGCGCGGCAAGGCCATCGAGCACCTGACCAACGCCGCCGCCCGCGCTTTCGTCGAACAGCAGGACGCGCTGCTGGCCGGCACACTGCAAGGCGATCTGGTGGAACACATGCACGGGCCGGCCAAACGCTGCGTGCTCAATGCCAAGGACATGGCGCGCAAGAAGATCTTTCAGGACAAGCGCAAGACGCTGCACGAAATCGGCGCCTACACCACGCTGGAAATCCTGCTGAATGCCTTCTGCGGCGCGGCGCTGGAGCAGTTCGGCGGACATGAGCCGTCGTTCAAAAGCCGGCGCATTCTCGATTTGCTGGGCAATAACGCGCCTGACCCGAGCTGGCCGCTGCACACGTCCTTTCTCAGGGTCATCGACTTCATCGCCGGCATGACCGACAGCTACGCCAGCGAAATGGCCCGCGAGATGACGGGGCACTCCAGCCCCGCCTAG
- a CDS encoding response regulator gives MFTKDFRILLVEDHPFQLIALQILLNNHGLYRVTPALNASEALGAMERSAEPYDLLLCDQRLPGMCGLELIQTANQRGLLQRAVLLSGLDADPLASLESEARAMGLPLLGCLSKPLNTLELISLLSTPA, from the coding sequence ATGTTCACTAAAGATTTCCGAATCCTGCTGGTAGAGGATCATCCGTTTCAGCTGATCGCCTTGCAGATCCTGCTGAACAACCATGGCCTGTACCGCGTCACGCCGGCGCTCAATGCCAGCGAAGCACTCGGCGCCATGGAGCGCAGCGCCGAGCCCTATGACCTGCTGCTCTGCGATCAGCGTCTGCCGGGAATGTGCGGCCTGGAGCTGATACAGACGGCCAACCAGCGCGGGTTGCTCCAGCGCGCCGTACTGCTCAGTGGCCTCGACGCGGACCCGCTGGCGAGCCTTGAGTCCGAAGCCAGGGCGATGGGCCTGCCGTTGCTGGGGTGCCTGAGCAAACCGCTCAACACCCTGGAGCTGATCAGCCTGCTGTCCACGCCCGCATAA
- a CDS encoding response regulator transcription factor, with protein sequence MNSIFIIDDHPVIRMAIRMLLENENYEVVGETDNGVDAMQMVRECMPDLIILDISIPKLDGLEVLARFNAMNLPSKILVLTAQAPSLFAIRCMQSGASGYVCKQEDLSELVSSVKAVLSGYNYFPSQALAASIKKEGDPNELERFKLVNDRELMVLQLFAQGRTNKEIAKGMFLSNKTVSTYKTRLMQKLKAKTLVELIEMAKRNSLV encoded by the coding sequence ATGAACTCAATTTTTATCATCGACGACCACCCGGTTATACGCATGGCCATACGTATGCTTCTGGAAAACGAAAATTACGAGGTGGTCGGAGAGACCGACAACGGTGTCGACGCCATGCAGATGGTCCGTGAATGCATGCCCGACCTGATCATCCTCGACATCAGCATCCCCAAGCTGGACGGGCTCGAAGTCCTCGCCCGCTTCAACGCCATGAACCTGCCCTCGAAGATTCTCGTACTGACCGCACAGGCGCCGAGCCTGTTCGCCATCCGATGCATGCAGTCGGGCGCTTCGGGTTATGTGTGCAAGCAGGAAGACCTCAGCGAACTTGTCAGCTCGGTCAAAGCGGTATTATCCGGCTACAATTACTTTCCCAGTCAGGCTCTTGCCGCGTCGATCAAAAAAGAGGGTGACCCCAATGAGCTTGAGCGCTTCAAACTCGTCAATGACCGTGAACTGATGGTGTTGCAACTGTTTGCCCAGGGGCGGACAAACAAGGAAATCGCCAAAGGCATGTTCCTCAGCAACAAAACGGTCAGCACTTACAAAACCCGCTTGATGCAAAAACTCAAGGCCAAGACTCTGGTAGAACTTATCGAGATGGCAAAACGCAATTCGTTAGTGTGA
- a CDS encoding transporter substrate-binding domain-containing protein: MPKALKDYWIAAVMVCLGFDTQADPLAPERYTLLSRSNPAHMDVTLERAQWQWVRNRRELVVGTSAPDYPPFDMTLTGHDYEGFTADYVGILGRVLDLPVKVLRFASRDEAVKALSNGEIDLLGSANGYEAASRGIVLSTPYAIDQPVLVTRAGEARPLNGDLNGLRLSMVYHYLPPDEIAALYPKARLQTFPSFQSAINAVAFNQADVFLGDTISTHYVINKGYLNNVQMANFGKHEANGFSFAVQASNPLLLDIVNRVLKGIPVEERIAISKRWGAGSDLMLTDQKLQLNQREERWIAQHPTVRVVFNEAYAPLTFFDAAGNFSGVTADLLELIRLRTGLTFKVSHATSMNDMTYQLSQGQADLIGAMIPSEERQNRFNFSRPYLDNVFVLVTRKETSAPSNLDQLDGKRVALTLGSPILPFLRDQYPGIYPVEVDNPAQALDMLAHGRAEGAITSLFSASYFLSSRALNDTLQMRVTVGQEPARIAMATSRNAPELTSILDKALSSIAPEDLAAINNRWRTYTPRGSGAWHDYELLIYQIIGGASLLLLGSLAWNAWMRRQIKQRERAERALNDQFEFMSALVNGTPHPIYVRDRDGLLKMCNESYLAAFAARREEVIGKSILDGILSNTEEALGYVEDYKRVMAENEPLILDRSLHIGGRELTIYHWILPFRDSLGKVQGIIGGWINISERRQLIEQLQTAKELADDANRAKSTFLATMSHEIRTPMNAVIGMLELALKRADHGHLDRPAIEVAYSSAKDLLELIGDILDIARIESGRLSLSPERANLRQLVESVVRVFDGLARQKSLTLALDLDPRTNTDVLIDPLRFKQILSNLISNAIKFTEMGQVKISLQTEGGRSPQQVRVQVVIHDSGIGITEQDQQRLFAPFAQVDQSGQLARTGAGLGLVICRSLCEMMGGNLTLSSRPGDGTRIEMTFEFTTLEPLDAKRIAREAVPHASGQLHILIVDDHPANRLLLFEQLCFLGHRCDMAMQGAEALERWRVERFDLVIADCNMPVMNGYDLTQAIRHLEQSETRPRCTVLGYTANAQPEEKQRCRDAGMDDCLFKPISLTALNDRLSKVLPLPALPAVPVQLPQAVFDPHTIEALTGGRADMNERLLDQLIASIHQDRAELNATTLPEQLKDIGHKVRGAANIISATAVIQGCEALEAACEGQAPQATVGERQSALDVAMGALEQALVVHRGKTPASQAGPLS; the protein is encoded by the coding sequence ATGCCAAAGGCGTTAAAGGACTATTGGATAGCAGCCGTGATGGTCTGCCTCGGCTTCGATACTCAGGCAGATCCCCTGGCGCCGGAACGCTACACGCTGCTGAGCCGCTCCAACCCTGCGCACATGGACGTGACGCTGGAGCGCGCCCAGTGGCAATGGGTGCGCAACAGGCGCGAGCTGGTGGTCGGCACCTCCGCGCCGGACTATCCGCCTTTCGACATGACCCTGACCGGGCACGACTACGAAGGCTTTACCGCCGATTACGTCGGCATTCTCGGACGCGTGCTCGACCTGCCGGTCAAGGTCCTGCGTTTCGCCAGCCGCGACGAGGCTGTCAAGGCACTGAGCAACGGCGAAATCGACCTGCTGGGCAGCGCCAACGGCTATGAGGCGGCGTCGCGCGGGATCGTACTGTCCACGCCCTACGCCATTGATCAACCCGTCCTGGTGACCCGCGCCGGAGAGGCCCGACCCTTGAACGGCGACCTCAACGGTTTGCGCCTGAGCATGGTTTATCACTACCTGCCGCCCGACGAAATCGCCGCGCTTTACCCCAAGGCGCGCCTGCAGACCTTCCCTTCCTTCCAGAGCGCGATCAACGCCGTGGCTTTCAATCAGGCCGACGTGTTTCTGGGCGACACGATTTCCACCCACTACGTGATCAACAAGGGCTATCTGAACAACGTGCAGATGGCCAATTTCGGCAAGCACGAGGCAAACGGCTTCAGCTTCGCCGTGCAGGCGTCCAACCCGCTGCTGCTGGACATCGTCAATCGGGTGCTCAAAGGCATTCCGGTGGAAGAGCGCATCGCCATTTCCAAGCGCTGGGGCGCCGGCAGTGACCTGATGCTCACCGATCAGAAGCTGCAGCTCAATCAACGAGAAGAACGCTGGATCGCTCAGCATCCGACCGTTCGCGTGGTGTTCAACGAAGCCTATGCGCCGCTGACGTTCTTTGATGCGGCCGGCAATTTCAGCGGCGTTACCGCCGACTTGCTCGAACTCATCCGCCTGCGCACCGGGCTCACCTTCAAGGTCAGCCATGCCACCAGCATGAATGACATGACCTATCAGCTGAGCCAGGGTCAGGCCGACCTGATCGGCGCGATGATCCCCAGCGAAGAGCGTCAGAACCGCTTCAATTTCAGCCGACCGTATCTGGACAACGTGTTCGTGCTGGTCACACGCAAGGAAACGTCTGCCCCCTCCAATCTCGATCAACTGGACGGAAAGCGGGTTGCGCTCACGCTCGGCAGCCCGATCCTGCCCTTTCTGCGCGACCAATACCCCGGCATTTATCCCGTGGAGGTCGATAACCCGGCGCAAGCCCTGGACATGCTCGCCCACGGTCGGGCGGAGGGCGCCATCACCTCGTTGTTCAGCGCCAGTTATTTTCTGTCCTCCCGAGCCCTCAACGACACGCTGCAGATGCGCGTCACGGTCGGCCAGGAGCCGGCGCGCATCGCCATGGCGACCTCACGCAATGCGCCCGAACTGACCTCGATTCTGGACAAGGCGCTGTCGAGCATCGCCCCTGAGGACCTGGCCGCCATCAACAATCGCTGGCGCACTTACACGCCGCGGGGCAGCGGTGCGTGGCACGACTATGAACTGTTGATCTATCAGATCATCGGTGGCGCAAGCTTGCTGCTGCTGGGCTCACTGGCCTGGAATGCCTGGATGCGCCGGCAGATCAAACAGCGCGAGCGAGCCGAGCGTGCGCTCAACGATCAGTTCGAATTCATGAGCGCGCTGGTCAACGGCACGCCTCATCCCATCTACGTCCGTGACCGCGACGGCCTGCTGAAAATGTGCAACGAAAGCTACCTCGCCGCCTTCGCCGCGCGGCGCGAGGAAGTGATCGGCAAAAGCATTCTGGACGGCATTTTAAGCAATACCGAAGAGGCTTTGGGATACGTCGAGGATTACAAACGTGTCATGGCCGAAAACGAGCCGCTGATTCTCGATCGCTCGCTGCACATCGGCGGCCGCGAGCTGACGATCTACCACTGGATCCTGCCGTTCCGCGACTCCCTCGGCAAAGTGCAGGGCATCATCGGCGGCTGGATCAACATCAGCGAACGCCGGCAATTGATTGAGCAACTGCAGACCGCCAAGGAGCTGGCGGACGATGCCAACCGCGCGAAAAGCACGTTTCTGGCAACCATGAGTCACGAGATCCGCACGCCGATGAACGCCGTGATCGGCATGCTCGAACTGGCCCTGAAACGCGCCGACCATGGCCATCTGGACCGGCCGGCTATCGAAGTGGCCTACAGTTCGGCGAAGGATCTGCTGGAGTTGATCGGCGATATTCTGGACATCGCCCGCATTGAGTCGGGCCGTCTGAGCCTGAGTCCCGAGCGCGCCAATCTGCGCCAGTTGGTCGAGTCTGTGGTCCGGGTGTTCGACGGCCTGGCCCGGCAAAAAAGCCTCACCCTGGCGCTGGATCTGGACCCTCGGACCAACACGGATGTGTTGATCGACCCCCTGCGCTTCAAGCAGATTCTCTCCAATCTCATCAGCAACGCCATCAAATTCACCGAAATGGGTCAGGTCAAGATCAGCCTGCAGACCGAAGGCGGCCGCAGCCCGCAGCAGGTGCGCGTGCAAGTGGTGATTCACGACAGCGGCATCGGCATCACCGAGCAGGACCAGCAGCGCCTGTTTGCCCCGTTCGCTCAGGTGGACCAGTCAGGGCAACTGGCGCGAACCGGCGCGGGCCTTGGCCTGGTGATCTGTCGCAGCCTGTGCGAAATGATGGGTGGAAACCTGACGTTGAGCAGCCGTCCCGGGGATGGCACGCGGATCGAGATGACCTTCGAATTCACCACCCTGGAACCGCTGGATGCGAAACGCATCGCCCGTGAAGCGGTACCCCACGCCTCAGGCCAGTTGCACATCCTGATTGTCGACGATCACCCGGCCAATCGCCTGTTGCTGTTCGAGCAGCTGTGCTTTCTCGGGCATCGCTGCGACATGGCGATGCAGGGCGCCGAAGCCCTGGAGCGCTGGCGTGTCGAGCGTTTCGATCTGGTGATTGCCGATTGCAACATGCCGGTCATGAACGGGTATGACCTCACGCAGGCCATCCGCCATCTGGAGCAAAGCGAGACACGTCCGCGCTGTACCGTGCTGGGCTACACCGCCAATGCGCAGCCGGAGGAAAAGCAACGCTGCCGTGATGCCGGCATGGACGACTGCCTGTTCAAACCCATCAGCCTCACTGCGTTGAACGACCGCTTGAGCAAGGTCCTGCCGCTGCCGGCGCTCCCCGCCGTGCCTGTTCAGCTGCCGCAGGCCGTGTTCGACCCGCACACCATTGAAGCGCTGACCGGTGGCAGGGCCGACATGAATGAGCGGCTGCTCGATCAACTCATCGCCAGCATTCATCAGGACCGCGCCGAGCTGAACGCGACCACGCTCCCGGAGCAACTGAAAGACATCGGCCACAAGGTGCGCGGCGCCGCGAACATCATTTCTGCGACAGCTGTCATTCAAGGATGCGAAGCGCTGGAAGCTGCCTGCGAGGGCCAAGCGCCGCAGGCGACTGTGGGCGAGCGGCAGTCCGCACTCGATGTGGCGATGGGCGCGCTGGAGCAGGCGTTGGTGGTTCATCGTGGGAAAACGCCCGCGTCACAGGCAGGGCCGCTGTCATGA
- a CDS encoding GNAT family N-acetyltransferase, with protein MKLIAMSAADFQAFADRSVAGYARDIVRTYGVPDAPAFTRARADFNELLEDGLETEGHYFYRVCIGDEVEVGSLWIGVVENPPLPTRLFVYDLEIHQAFRRQGLGRQALSAVEFWGIERGIRRLELNVFSDNVAARTLYETSGMAACEITMGKDL; from the coding sequence ATGAAGCTGATTGCCATGAGCGCGGCTGATTTTCAGGCGTTTGCTGACCGTTCCGTCGCCGGTTATGCCCGGGACATTGTTCGCACCTACGGAGTGCCTGACGCACCGGCCTTCACCCGCGCGCGCGCTGACTTCAATGAACTGTTGGAGGACGGTCTGGAAACCGAGGGGCATTACTTCTATCGCGTGTGCATCGGCGATGAGGTTGAGGTGGGCAGCCTCTGGATAGGGGTTGTGGAGAACCCGCCGTTGCCCACCAGACTGTTCGTCTACGACCTGGAGATTCATCAGGCCTTCAGACGTCAGGGCCTGGGCAGGCAGGCACTGAGCGCCGTCGAGTTTTGGGGGATCGAGCGCGGCATTCGGCGTCTGGAGTTGAACGTGTTTTCCGACAACGTTGCAGCACGGACGCTGTACGAGACGTCGGGGATGGCTGCCTGTGAAATCACCATGGGCAAGGATTTATAG
- a CDS encoding LysR family transcriptional regulator encodes MFSSERLKGIDVFVAVADFGSFANAALKLNLTASAVSKGIARLEQRLGQRLFNRTTRRLSLTEAGVKFYATCSGVLADLEEAELALASERHEPHGRVRIDLPASYGRLHVLPLILNFVREYPLLQPHISFSDRFIDPVHEGIDIVVRIGGRDAWAAGLGHRFIGAQRLVFCAAPSYIAEHGRPETDADLEHHHCIAYGQSDGQVGPWYFRGRVPGDQERRVIHPRIAVGDGEGEVSATLAGHGIAQLPTWLVQTHLNEGRLVEVLPELATDGLPMNLVWLKTREALPKVSILLKYLSEHLAPYGSVDSATGPA; translated from the coding sequence GTGTTTTCATCCGAGCGTCTCAAGGGCATTGACGTATTTGTGGCAGTCGCCGATTTCGGCAGCTTCGCCAATGCCGCGTTGAAGCTGAACCTGACGGCTTCGGCGGTCAGTAAAGGCATTGCCCGGCTGGAGCAGCGATTGGGGCAGCGCCTGTTCAATCGAACGACTCGCCGCTTGTCGCTCACCGAAGCCGGTGTGAAGTTCTACGCCACCTGCAGCGGCGTGCTGGCTGATCTCGAAGAAGCCGAGCTGGCGCTCGCGTCAGAGCGGCATGAGCCCCATGGGCGGGTGCGGATTGATTTGCCTGCGTCCTACGGACGTCTTCATGTGTTGCCGCTGATTCTTAATTTCGTCAGGGAATACCCGCTGCTGCAGCCGCACATTTCGTTTTCCGACCGGTTCATTGATCCGGTGCATGAAGGCATCGATATCGTGGTCAGAATCGGCGGGCGGGACGCCTGGGCGGCGGGGCTGGGGCATCGCTTCATCGGTGCCCAGCGACTGGTGTTCTGCGCCGCCCCCAGTTACATCGCCGAGCACGGTCGGCCCGAGACGGACGCGGATCTGGAGCATCATCATTGCATCGCCTACGGTCAGTCCGACGGGCAGGTCGGGCCCTGGTATTTTCGTGGGCGCGTGCCGGGTGATCAGGAGCGTCGCGTCATTCATCCGCGCATTGCCGTCGGCGACGGCGAGGGCGAAGTATCGGCCACCCTGGCCGGGCATGGCATCGCCCAGCTACCGACGTGGCTGGTGCAAACCCACCTCAACGAAGGCCGGCTGGTGGAAGTGCTGCCGGAGCTTGCGACCGATGGACTGCCGATGAATCTGGTCTGGCTGAAAACCCGAGAGGCGCTGCCGAAGGTGAGCATTCTGCTGAAGTACCTGAGCGAGCATCTGGCGCCGTACGGCAGCGTCGATTCTGCCACCGGGCCGGCCTGA
- a CDS encoding MFS transporter, with protein sequence MQPSNSATASAPDATSRSGVQILIMAVAAFIIVTTEFLIVGLLPAMAQDLGVSIAVAGQVVTLFAFTVMLFGPFLTAKLAGVERKKLFTIILLVFAASNVLAALSTNIWVMALARFIPALGLPVFWGTASETAGQLAAPGKSGQAVSRVYLGISAALVFGVPLGTVAADTLGWRGSFWVLAVISLVIAILMQLCMPTLPSSPTKQGEKQTDILKQPRFLAHVLLSVLAFTAMFTAYTYLADILQTLAGVPTNQVGWWLMGFGAVGMIGNQWGGKLVDRSPLGAMVLFLVILSIGMAAAIPLATDHIWLIAALVLWGVAYTALFPVCQVRVMQAGAKAQALAATMNISAANAGIGLGAIFGGLGIGHFGLGSLGWIATGIAALAVVVALLMMRKR encoded by the coding sequence ATGCAACCCTCAAATTCCGCAACGGCGTCCGCGCCGGATGCGACGTCTCGATCAGGGGTGCAAATCCTGATCATGGCCGTCGCTGCATTCATCATTGTCACTACCGAATTCCTGATCGTCGGGCTGCTTCCGGCCATGGCCCAAGACCTCGGTGTATCGATCGCGGTCGCCGGCCAGGTGGTGACGCTGTTCGCTTTCACCGTGATGTTGTTCGGGCCGTTCCTTACGGCAAAACTCGCCGGCGTCGAGCGCAAAAAGCTGTTCACCATCATCCTGCTGGTGTTTGCCGCCTCCAACGTGCTGGCGGCGCTGTCCACCAACATCTGGGTGATGGCCCTTGCCCGCTTCATTCCAGCGCTGGGCTTGCCCGTCTTCTGGGGCACCGCCAGCGAAACCGCCGGGCAGCTGGCAGCACCGGGCAAATCGGGTCAGGCCGTGTCGCGGGTTTACCTGGGCATTTCCGCCGCGCTCGTGTTCGGTGTGCCGCTGGGCACCGTCGCCGCCGATACCCTCGGCTGGCGCGGCAGCTTCTGGGTGCTGGCCGTCATCTCGCTGGTCATCGCCATCCTGATGCAACTGTGCATGCCGACCTTGCCCTCCTCGCCCACTAAGCAAGGCGAGAAGCAGACCGACATCCTCAAGCAGCCACGATTCCTCGCCCACGTGTTGCTGTCGGTGCTCGCGTTCACCGCGATGTTCACCGCCTACACCTACCTGGCCGATATCCTCCAGACCCTGGCAGGCGTTCCGACTAATCAAGTGGGCTGGTGGCTGATGGGCTTTGGCGCAGTCGGCATGATCGGCAACCAATGGGGCGGAAAGTTGGTTGATCGCAGCCCGCTGGGTGCGATGGTGTTGTTCCTGGTGATTCTGAGTATCGGCATGGCCGCCGCGATTCCGCTGGCCACTGACCACATCTGGCTGATCGCCGCGCTGGTGCTGTGGGGCGTTGCGTACACCGCACTGTTTCCGGTGTGCCAGGTGCGCGTGATGCAAGCGGGTGCCAAGGCCCAGGCGTTGGCAGCAACCATGAATATCTCGGCGGCGAACGCCGGGATTGGTCTGGGTGCGATCTTTGGCGGGTTGGGTATCGGCCACTTCGGACTCGGGTCCCTGGGGTGGATCGCGACCGGGATCGCGGCGCTGGCGGTGGTGGTTGCGCTGTTGATGATGCGCAAGCGTTGA
- a CDS encoding YggL family protein, producing the protein MATNRSRRLRKKLCVDEFQELGFELKLGFKEDLDDEAIDAFLDAFLIEAMDANGLDYVGGDDFGLVCLANRGSVSEEQRAAVEAWLKGRSELTEVEVSPLQDAWYPEKPFNAAV; encoded by the coding sequence ATGGCCACTAACCGCTCCCGTCGTCTGCGCAAAAAACTCTGTGTCGACGAGTTCCAGGAATTGGGCTTCGAACTGAAGCTGGGCTTCAAAGAGGACCTGGATGACGAGGCCATTGATGCTTTCCTCGACGCTTTCCTGATCGAGGCCATGGACGCTAACGGTCTGGACTACGTCGGCGGCGACGACTTCGGCCTGGTCTGCCTGGCGAACCGTGGTTCGGTCAGCGAAGAGCAACGCGCCGCTGTCGAAGCCTGGCTCAAAGGCCGCAGCGAGCTGACTGAAGTTGAAGTCAGCCCTCTGCAGGACGCCTGGTACCCGGAAAAGCCGTTCAACGCGGCTGTCTGA